The following proteins are co-located in the Leishmania panamensis strain MHOM/PA/94/PSC-1 chromosome 26 sequence genome:
- a CDS encoding hypothetical protein (TriTrypDB/GeneDB-style sysID: LpmP.26.0510) gives MGRTPRCGPPPARAEEAPFSYVRRRSGSKSARRVASVTSAINAADLSSTVAYAQPARTRRRGIFMSRTQNMMFAVHKQARRYSQAEVNAMQESISLASPSLSASLSSTTSVPPLTVDPVPSCLHPLSQRRSTRAWDAIAAGCIAEARRLSEADNDVVAKAASFILGGNPNQGLFLLESHVIATCVVLHEQQEGVLSSASCLKRHDTVLADWLQHRSQFRADRSLQLPHCDVNPMRVTEAVVRHVVLQSMQLIDTVEVHRWYAVALVLCTLHETHDGNSSDRRSSKLKDSSKSKTFMSNFYGNGNCRGWSSTAVPAGDGQYWSERQGSTEFTAVLSTRPGRDTPTQSAAAVPATGAMSESDGYRAPSNVWFRYFFALCETTSPDGLLANTPFTQSTPPSKTHSQGTPPTTPWGRAPTARSTSAAMDVNGGSWPTDPAMRGRSGKLARTLSLFTGQHGGDITHGSSPSGDCQSRNSFCFSAPLSTQRAIPAWVTAALRPLDHEETTSLLLSHSTEWDVFFITAVTAFQTQHYRTCMMAASRFLHLVEAAGIMTQSIEASDHRANTRLSWLPTATHVLGLQEYQCRLALFVRAWSSLQVGERLQFGKDTVTLLDYAEDSFSYHVGCSLALFGLPLPAVKETVMTATAYFTRPVAKVTPPAARADSAGSFSPPVQVYLYVLTESVHALTLLQLGMMEAAMGVAKTALDRTKALRMCGNSAVDSDRCDALLLSTLRHVVVIAATALEDSTSVLEVSLLPDLLAYIAVCPGFFGGFSAGGIRVKAQSEAHRLLYPSTLPLYASTRQMIPFHMNRAVYLYHAGQLRGAWDDACCAVAAVDEVVGSVEFAFSDCFPLQVYYFTCHVGFILLEALLSADLEAAKACLSNPVSQEAIDKKDATLQGDEVLSKEILHLCQDVVGRMLHFYPHSRLGELCQVQLAIMRGEKHFLSHAILLSDRYPHNPAAQNLLTLALYFDHHVPEAVDNAVRNLQTFPHSREVILVHRLLQRKYVVYRFDYRGILPTRYKPGLAGQVVTKRMTFLLLLLAANVGVLCLTVFVNTSSVERASERMKALAVRMQVPSPVPLIFAAVFIIHTIVATATPHNLISTALTDLFFVNSALNRALFCLRCIPLVNLVNALLVSFAGNNFLFESGSATFFLYFFLSLLFVPFTTRVWFLPSVDEPDVNMMSWLAILSVDAVMAFIVVVPHIILTMLEPYMFVVFYFYAPTPRPGYGADRLPPSSSMRRRLLLHAHYGQSMTSRFQVGSGSRFVYICCLKWLYYRTHSSMETRYLAESQLEAENYRVFPMIEGEEARVLFSHVPLTPMCTTLTGTELDLPSDSPPHRSVTGRGGGEVLDRDRDGQGITSLTPLSA, from the coding sequence ATGGGGCGCACACCGCGCTGTGGGCCTCCCCCAGCCagagcggaggaggcgccttTTTCGTACGTTCGCCGTCGCTCTGGCTCGAAGTCTGCGCGGAGAGTCGCGAGTGTCACATCCGCCATCAACGCAGCGGATCTCAGCAGTACTGTGGCGTATGCCCAGCCCGCTCGTACTCGCCGCAGAGGCATTTTCATGAGCCGCACGCAGAATATGATGTTTGCAGTGCACAAGCAGGCCCGTCGGTACTCGCAAGCTGAGGTGAACGCGATGCAAGAGAGCATTTCCCTCGCGAGCCCCTCCTTgtccgcctcgctctcctccaccacctctgtgCCGCCGCTTACAGTCGATCCGGTGCCGAGCTGTTTACATCCGCTTAGCCAAAGGCGCTCCACTCGCGCGTGGGATGCTATTGCCGCCGGCTGTATTGCCGAGGCAAGGCGGCTGAGCGAAGCGGACAATGACgtggtggcgaaggcggcgagtTTCATCCTCGGGGGCAACCCTAATCAGGGGTTGTTTTTGCTGGAGTCGCACGTGATTGCAACCTGCGTCGTTCTGCACGAACAGCAGGAGGGAGTCCTCTCAAGTGCTTCCTGTCTGAAGCGGCACGACACAGTGCTGGCTGACTGGCTGCAGCATCGCTCACAGTTCCGCGCCGATAGGAGTCTGCAGCTTCCGCACTGTGACGTGAACCCGATGCGAGTGActgaggcggtggtgcgtcacgtggtgctgcagtcAATGCAGCTCATTGATACGGTCGAAGTGCACCGCTGGTACGCTGTGGCGCTAGTGCTGTGCACATTACACGAGACCCACGACGGAAACTCTAGCGACCGAAGGAGTAGCAAGTTGAAGGACTCCAGTAAGTCTAAGACCTTCATGTCAAATTTCTACGGCAATGGCAATTGCCGTGGCTGGAGTAGCACTGCAGTGCCCGCAGGGGACGGACAGTACTGGTCTGAGAGGCAAGGTTCTACAGAGTTCACTGCGGTCCTATCCACCCGCCCTGGCAGAGACACCCCCACCCAatcggcggcggccgtgCCTGCCACCGGCGCCATGTCGGAGAGTGACGGGTACAGGGCACCCTCTAACGTGTGGTTTCGTTATTTTTTCGCGCTGTGTGAGACGACGTCACCCGACGGGCTACTGGCGAACACACCGTTCACGCAATCCACACCACCAAGCAAGACCCACAGCCAAGGCACTCCCCCTACGACACCGTGGGGGAGGGCCCCCACTGCGCGCtcgacgtcagcagcgatggacgtcaacggcggcagctggcCCACCGACCCGGCCATGAGAGGGCGGTCTGGCAAGTTGGCCCGTACTCTGTCGCTGTTTACGGGTCAACACGGCGGTGACATTACCCACGGCAGCTCCCCATCCGGGGACTGCCAGAGCAGGAACTCgttctgcttctctgcccccctgTCGACACAACGAGCCATTCCTGCATGGGTTACTGCCGCGCTGCGTCCTCTCGATCACGAGGAGACtacctcgctgctgctctcgcacTCTACGGAGTGGGACGTCTTCTTCATCACAGCTGTGACAGCCTTTCAGACGCAACACTACCGCACCTGCATGATGGCGGCATCGCGCTTTCTGCACTTGGTGGAGGCAGCTGGGATAATGACGCAGTCGATAGAGGCGAGTGACCACCGCGCGAACACGCGATTGTCATGGCTACCGACCGCTACGCACGTTCTTGGCCTGCAGGAGTACCAAtgccgtctcgctctctttgtgCGCGCGTGGTCGAGCCTGCAGGTGGGTGAGCGGTTGCAGTTTGGCAAGGACACTGTCACCCTCCTTGACTACGCCGAAGACTCTTTCAGCTACCATGTCGGGTGCTCGTTGGCGCTCTTCGGGCTACCGCTGCCGGCTGTCAAGGAGACAGTTATGACTGCCACCGCGTACTTCACACGCCCCGTCGCCAAAGTGACGCCACCAGCCGCACGAGCTGACTCGGCTGGCTCATTTTCGCCCCCCGTGCAAGTTTATTTGTATGTGCTGACTGAATCAGTGCACGCcttgacgctgctgcagctgggcaTGATGGAGGCCGCGATGGGGGTGGCAAAGACTGCGCTCGACCGGACGAAGGCTCTGCGAATGtgcggcaacagcgccgtCGACAGTGACAGGTGTGATGCCTTGCTCCTGAGCACGCTGCGCCATGTTGTAGTGatagccgccaccgcgctggAGGACTCTACCTCGGTGCTGGAGGTGTCACTGTTGCCGGACCTCCTCGCGTACATCGCGGTGTGTCCTGGTTTCTTTGGTGGTTTCTCCGCTGGGGGCATTCGCGTCAAGGCGCAGTCAGAGGCACACCGCCTGCTGTACCCGTCGACCCTGCCCCTCTACGCTTCCACACGTCAGATGATCCCGTTTCATATGAATCGTGCCGTGTATCTCTACCATGCcgggcagctgcgcggcgccTGGGATGACGCGTGCTGTGCTGTCGCCGCGGTGGATGAGGTAGTTGGCTCCGTCGAGTTCGCCTTCTCCGACTGCTTTCCGCTTCAGGTGTACTACTTTACTTGCCATGTGGGATTTATCCTGCTAGAGGCTCTCCTGTCTGCCGATctggaggcggcgaaggcgtGCCTGTCGAACCCCGTTTCCCAGGAAGCCATCGACAAGAAGGATGCGACGCTGCAGGGCGACGAGGTGCTGAGTAAAGAGATACTGCACCTCTGCCAGGACGTGGTGGGGCGCATGCTGCACTTTTATCCTCATTCTCGCCTAGGGGAGCTGTGCCAGGTGCAGCTGGCGATTATGCGCGGTGAGAAGCACTTCCTGAGCCATGCGATTCTCCTGTCCGACCGCTACCCGCACAACCCAGCGGCTCAGAACTTGCTGACGCTTGCCCTCTACTTTGATCATCACGTGCCCGAGGCGGTGGACAACGCGGTCAGGAACCTGCAGACCTTCCCACACTCGCGCGAGGTTATTCTTGTTCATCGCTTGTTGCAGAGGAAGTACGTCGTCTACCGATTTGACTACCGTGGAATCCTTCCGACACGCTACAAGCCCGGGTTGGCAGGGCAAGTGGTCACGAAGCGAATGAcatttctcctcctcctcctggcaGCCAACGTAGGGGTATTGTGCCTCACCGTCTTTGTGAACACTTCCTCTGTTGAGCGCGCCTCTGAGAGGATGAAGGCCTTGGCTGTGCGGATGCAGGTTCCCTCGCCGGTACCGCTCATCTTTGCCGCCGTCTTCATCATCCACACCATTGTGGCAACCGCGACCCCCCATAACTTGATCAGCACGGCCCTCACCGATCTCTTTTTTGTGAATAGCGCGCTGAATCGGGCCCTCTTCTGCCTCCGATGCATCCCGCTGGTGAACCTGGTGAACGCGCTGCTCGTCAGCTTCGCTGGAAATAATTTCCTCTTCGAGAGTGGCTCTGCCACGTTCTTTTTGTATTTCTTCCTCAGCCTGCTTTTCGTGCCGTTCACAACGCGCGTCTGGTTTCTGCCGTCCGTTGACGAGCCGGACGTGAACATGATGTCGTGGTTGGCGATCCTCAGCGTCGATGCCGTCATGGCGTTCATCGTCGTGGTGCCGCACATTATTCTTACCATGCTGGAGCCATACATGTTTGTCGTTTTCTACTTCTATGCGCCAACTCCACGACCTGGATATGGGGCTGACAGATTGCCACCAAGCAGCAGTATGCGTCGACGACTGCTCCTGCATGCTCACTACGGCCAGTCGATGACGTCGCGCTTCCAGGTCGGCAGTGGCTCCCGATTTGTCTACATTTGTTGCCTGAAGTGGCTCTATTATCGCACTCACAGCTCAATGGAGACGCGCTATCTAGCTGAGTCGCAGCTTGAGGCGGAGAACTACCG
- a CDS encoding hypothetical protein (TriTrypDB/GeneDB-style sysID: LpmP.26.0520), which produces METIAVERAPCDLYPALRSVPSGDPSLKDTTLLCAASALCCCEVAPSFNKVHGDATTGSCCAAGAPAWLSATVTCALDVCVQVHPSLSPDGFADLLGGCHGVTVRKSKPHFVCVACHNAHNLCELHGGLVTLPLSPADLVATDVSTCSTCVKSATLPSEPSGQSARGRSVRSSTVGDADGGVMKWPTGGTAAAGCCTTEASSCIAEHLAISSAETTACVARGLPTVALLVRFPQRCRRALVLLRPLVIRHHKKNRLVYHASVRLVSESVQRAALTPCGDAAVLLADTFIHEAPLPTCESTRSGDASVTLVLRGSHLPLHDLEQRSGTLQPLLLHLGLRGTSARQHVLRSLLRSRVTGVWYRLRLLAHSTSGAECCCPVVSELALYTSEGHTLVFEPIMGDTAHERLALAGSIDSSMTVIYTCTVGTHLLFSKRNECTAASSIEVSQRRNRAVGGALLVAPPCRFADQWRHSPWFARALALSTAPSAALSGALASGERGRRGHRNRTSSVLAMSHNRGVWLLRTGSQLYVASIPTSTGTMEKHGDAEAAFTTAVKLDSSYALHDAQYVVCGGHAGFLLLCRRIGARATQLCDPTSAMSPVTVTSAAGDRFVHCSRPQRSLQLLFLSLTGMGTATAASDGAISPLLLVPLISSSTLASLPLSFANPSSRLRFVCAVSAVDTPGSILATENLSDTLYAAISSSGDARYLWTVMVRLPSVWPSCTSLLQLCPGEYGGVAGGAGAATGGACRATSTLQWTAHALSALFPHACLMVGDDVVTAWRAAVQDNTASSLRRASPSSVADKEKAWLLETALEAALLELNYPYRHRATAAAAVSDVSLGRGLRADSTASYYPAGTIAFHDTLHALLHACFCGDAACTAGVVAVFAGFSTALRMNGLLVGYRDCPVASDVGVVATMRVVAFLHGCALLLRHAIEDVAAMGDVSALLACASHLNQTLASSAARKSPFVTSPTAWEVWTLLLQPLFDFVWGVVQAYGASTGVTAGLLEYCSPATRSMAHARKLWWPYEGNAVHDTKLSGAALLKAPGEVSPSTGPAPHLAAAVLSAEHGGAAPPSVSRTPVPAAVSLSPVAAAAAATSSYTNAELYEVVRRVFLMQGTSAALRLLDELQRHESTKAGVAEMAQMLEAMQRRLQGLHL; this is translated from the coding sequence ATGGAGACAATCGCGGTAGAACGCGCTCCGTGCGACCTCTATCCTGCGCTTAGATCTGTTCCCTCTGGAGACCCGTCACTGAAAGACACCACTCtgctctgcgctgcttcagcgctgtgctgctgcgaagtGGCGCCATCTTTCAACAAAGTACACGGTGACGCCACCACGGGGAGCTGTTGTGCAGCCGGAGCTCCAGCTTGGCTCTCTGCAACGGTGACGTGCGCATtggatgtgtgtgtccaGGTgcatccttctctctcacctgACGGCTTTGCAGATCTTCTCGGTGGCTGCCACGGCGTCACCGTGCGAAAGTCTAAACCGCACTTCGTGTGCGTTGCCTGCCATAACGCCCACAATCTCTGCGAGCTGCACGGTGGACTCGTCACGCTACCACTCTCTCCTGCGGATCTTGTCGCGACAGACGTGAGCACATGTAGTACGTGCGTGAAAAGTGCCACCCTACCAAGCGAGCCGTCAGGTCAAAGCGCGCGAGGCCGGAGCGTGCGGAGCAGCACCGTTGGTGACGCCGACGGGGGAGTCATGAAGTGGCCGACTGGTGGtactgcagcggcggggtGTTGCACCACAGAGGCGTCTAGCTGCATCGCGGAGCACCTTGCCATCTCTAGTGCGGAGACGACGGCATGCGTGGCCAGAGGCCTGCCGACGGTGGCCCTTCTCGTTCGATTTccacagcggtgccgccgtgcACTCGTACTGCTGCGCCCCTTGGTTATCAGGCATCACAAGAAGAACAGGCTGGTCTACCACGCATCTGTGAGACTCGTCAGCGAGAGTGTACAGCGAGCGGCGTTGACGCCATGCGGTGACGCAGCTGTGCTACTGGCTGACACGTTTATCCATGAGGCGCCACTGCCTACGTGCGAATCCACCCGGAGCGGCGATGCCTCGGTgacgctggtgctgcgcggaAGCCACCTACCCCTGCACGACCTAGAACAGCGAAGCGgcacgctgcagccgctgcttcttcatCTTGGGCTGCGCGGCACATCAGCTCGACAGCACGTCCTtcggtcgctgctgcgtagTCGTGTTACAGGGGTTTGGTATCGTCTGAGGCTTCTCGCACACAGTACCAGCGGAGCGGAGTGCTGCTGTCCTGTCGTCTCGGAGCTCGCGCTCTACACCAGCGAGGGCCACACGCTAGTGTTTGAGCCTATCATGGGCGACACGGCGCACGAAAGGCTAGCATTGGCGGGCAGCATAGACTCCTCGATGACTGTCATCTACACATGCACCGTCGGGACTCATCTACTTTTCTCGAAGCGGAACGAATGCACAGCCGCATCCTCCATTGAAGTCTCTCAACGCCGTAACAGAGCCGTTGGTGGAGCGCTTCTCGTTGCACCACCGTGTCGATTTGCAGATCAGTGGCGGCACTCTCCATGGTTCGCAAGGGCTCTGGCTCTCTCCACAGCACCGTCTGCTGCTTTATCAGGTGCGCTCGCGTCGGGCGAGCGAGGCCGTCGCGGCCACCGGAACCGCACCTCTTCTGTACTTGCCATGAGCCATAACCGAGGGGTGTGGCTGCTTAGAACAGGCTCGCAGCTATACGTGGCGAGCATCCCAACAAGCACAGGTACAATGGAGAAACACGGCGACGCGGAGGCTGCCTTCACTACTGCGGTGAAGTTGGATTCCTCGTATGCTCTCCATGACGCGCAGTACGTGGTGTGCGGTGGCCATGCTGGATTCTTGTTGCTTTGCCGACGCATCGGCGCGAGGGCAACGCAGCTGTGCGATCCCACCTCAGCGATGAGCCCGGTGACAGTTACCTCAGCCGCTGGCGATCGCTTTGTCCACTGCTCTCGTCCGCAGCGCTCTCTGCAACtcctgtttctctccctcacggGAATGGGGACAGCTACTGCTGCGTCCGACGGGGCCATCTCGCCATTGTTGCTGGTACCGCTGATCTCTTCTTCGACTCTCgcatcactgccgctgtCCTTCGCCAATCCGTCGAGTCGACTGCGCTTCGTCTGCGCTGTCTCTGCCGTTGACACGCCTGGGTCGATTCTCGCGACAGAGAACCTCAGCGATACCCTGTACGCCGCCATCAGCAGTAGTGGCGACGCTCGTTACCTGTGGACAGTGATGGTGCGCCTCCCGTCTGTGTGGCCGTCGTGCACATCGCTGCTCCAGTTGTGCCCAGGTGAGTATGGCGGAGTCGCAGGAGGAGCGGGTGCCGCTACTGGTGGAGCGTGCCGGGCAACGTCGACGCTTCAATGGACAGCCCACGCGCTGAGTGCTTTGTTCCCGCACGCATGTCTGATGGTGGGCGACGACGTGGTCACTGCGTGGAGAGCAGCGGTACAGGACAACACTGCTTCATCCCTCAGAAGggcgtcgccgtcatcaGTCGCGGATAAGGAAAAGGCGTGGCTGCTGGAGACGGCGCTCGAGGCAGCACTCTTAGAGTTGAACTATCCGTACAGGCACagagccactgctgctgctgctgtctcaGACGTGTCCCTTGGTCGAGGACTCCGCGCGGACAGCACCGCTTCGTACTACCCCGCAGGTACGATTGCGTTTCACGACACGTTGCACGCACTTCTGCATGCGTGCTTCTGCGGGGATGCAGCGTGTACAGCCGGCGTGGTGGCCGTCTTCGCCGGCTTCTCCACTGCCTTGCGCATGAATGGTCTCCTGGTCGGGTACCGGGACTGCCCAGTTGCCAGTGATGTGGGCGTCGTGGCCACAATGCGGGTTGTTGCTTTCTTGCATGGgtgtgcgctgcttctccgacACGCGATAGAGGACGTGGCGGCTATGGGTGacgtgtcggcgctgctggcgtgcGCATCCCACTTAAATCAGACACTGGCATCAAGCGCCGCACGAAAGTCACCGTTTGTCACGTCACCAACGGCATGGGAGGTGTGGACTCTCTTGCTGCAGCCTCTCTTTGACTTTGTGTGGGGCGTTGTGCAGGCGTACGGCGCATCGACAGGGGTGACGGCCGGTCTGCTGGAGTACTGCAGTCCTGCGACGCGGTCGATGGCGCATGCGCGAAAACTGTGGTGGCCGTATGAAGGCAATGCTGTCCACGACACAAAGCTCAGTGGGGCTGCACTGCTTAAAGCTCCGGGTGAGGTGTCCCCCAGCACCGGACCGGCGCCCCATCTCGCGGCTGCAGTGCTGTCAGCGgagcacggcggtgctgcgccgccctcCGTTTCACGCACCCCTGTGCCAGCTGCTGTGTCCTTGTCACCggttgccgctgcggcagcggcaacatcATCGTATACGAATGCAGAACTGTACGAGGTGGTGCGTCGAGTCTTTCTCATGCAGGGTacctcagcagcgctgcgtctgcttgacgagctgcagcgacacgagAGTACCAAAGCCGGTGTGGCTGAAATGGCGCAGATGCTAgaagcgatgcagcgccgccttcaAGGGCTCCACTTATAA
- the LPG1L gene encoding galactofuranosyltransferase lpg1-like protein (TriTrypDB/GeneDB-style sysID: LpmP.26.0530) gives MCSRLFTSLASSVPTSLRLPTDAGHRLSAVPLLTPFWELWAAEKTQPQDKRAHLCVCASAVMYRRRLPARLALRYKNQSRWRAPLTGVCVLVCLLLGLFVLLHTSWSDGMQPTVSMVPVPSSSLLPRLTEETILGASGPTLVSTGAPLSTLTTAATAASQPSLASDNRDNTARATGAAPAGTTHTTSDASQMMEGLERDAGELHSRYAVEIAHLDALDVFPLRPRERRISFVEFARCLGTRLSVCPDTGVEAARDDLASDRYAPFLITVTLENTQDLKALLCNLTVPYRYIVLAQNGDTPEATPFFQLLRRVFAFTTRLTVLQFLDNVGFAGAVNAGLREALAHPFSEVPFVHILHNDVRFLFSSLEQAVAGAYRTTAKDMETIETLEKEVATEPNEHTPLIWQPNGLRAPLVPGAPLPQQYSRKPVVVTSALLPDRARYMTPSQRAGMMTGHTSFMFANSRGEYTSVFLSRLAVLTVGFFDENFFPILYDDTDYRWRAHLLGFVEDRSSATSDQVISFDLDCVNQAVRDGDGDGDVEGRLGLHKRASGPTLSPEGRALQRDCRRAFYAGVQYAYMQRKWGVKAMAELMAPHTPREPFSGEAFAGKRRLPLDAWVVDTGRLTKVRRWLRDVGRIPLDVDSYNTDVILQAVNS, from the coding sequence ATGTGTTCCCgtctcttcacctctcttgCGTCCTCCGTCCCCACCTCTCTACGTCTCCCAACTGACGCAGGGCACAGACTCTCTGCGGTACCTCTCCTCACTCCTTTTTGGGAGTTGTGGGCCGCGGAGAAAACACAGCCTCAAGACAAGCGTGCAcatctgtgtgtctgtgcaaGTGCAGTAATGTACAGAAGACGTCTCCCCGCCCGTCTCGCGCTTCGCTACAAGAATCAAAGTCGATGGCGAGCTCCTCTGaccggtgtgtgcgtgctggtgtGCCTTCTGCTGGGACTCTTCGTGCTGCTTCACACTTCGTGGAGCGATGGCATGCAGCCCACCGTTTCAATGGTGCCAgtgccgtcctcgtcgctgttgccgcgATTGACCGAGGAGACAATACTAGGGGCGTCAGGCCCCACTCTCGTCTCTACCGGCGCCCCTCTGAGCACACTCActactgccgccaccgcggcatCGCAGCCGAGTCTCGCTTCAGATAACAGAGACAACACTGCGCGTGCAACGGGCGCGGCCCCAGCGGGGAccacgcacaccacctccGACGCCTCCCAGATGATGGAGGGACTAGAGCGCGACGCAGGCGAGTTACACAGCCGATACGCGGTAGAGATCGCTCACCTCGACGCCCTTGACGTCTTTCCCCTTCGCCCGCGCGAGCGCCGCATCTCCTTTGTCGAGTTCGCGCGCTGTCTCGGCACCCGTCTCTCCGTCTGCCCCGACACAGGAGTAGAGGCGGCTCGGGACGACCTCGCCTCCGACCGGTACGCACCTTTTCTCATCACCGTCACGCTGGAAAACACGCAGGACCTCaaggcgctgctctgcaaCTTAACGGTGCCGTACCGCTACATCGTACTCGCCCAGAACGGCGACACACCTGAGGCGACGCCGTTttttcagctgctgcgccgcgtgtTCGCCTTCACGACGCGACTGACGGTTCTTCAGTTCCTCGACAACGTTGGCTTCGCCGGTGCCGTCAATGCCGGGCTGCGTGAGGCGCTGGCCCACCCGTTTAGCGAGGTGCCTTTTGTCCATATTCTGCACAACGACGTGCGCTTCTTGTTTTCGTCGCTCGAGCAGGCTGTGGCAGGAGCCTACAGGACGACAGCAAAGGACATGGAGACAATCGAGActctggagaaggaggtggcgacAGAGCCGAACGAGCACACGCCGCTGATCTGGCAGCCAAACGGTCTGCGCGCGCCGCTTGTGCCGGGTGCCCCGTTGCCCCAGCAATACAGCCGAAAACCGGTTGTCGTCACGTCCGCGCTGTTGCCGGACCGTGCTCGGTACATGACGCCCTCCCAGCGCGCAGGGATGATGACGGGACACACCTCCTTCATGTTCGCCAACAGCCGCGGCGAGTACACGAGCGTGTTTCTCTCCCGCCTGGCCGTACTGACGGTTGGCTTCTTTGACGAAAACTTCTTTCCTATCCTTTACGACGACACAGACTACCGCTGGCGCGCTCACCTGCTGGGCTTTGTTGAGGACCGCAGCTCGGCGACGAGCGACCAGGTTATCTCCTTCGACCTCGACTGCGTTAACCAAGCCGTAAgggacggcgacggcgatggcgatgtGGAGGGTCGACTAGGGCTTCACAAGAGAGCGAGTGGCCCGACGCTGTCTCCGGAAGGCAGGGCCCTTCAACGCGACTGCCGCAGGGCTTTTTATGCCGGCGTGCAGTACGCCTATATGCAGCGCAAGTGGGGGGTGAAGGCCATGGCGGAGCTCATGGCGCCTCATACACCGCGGGAGCCGTTCAGCGGCGAGGCGTTCGCTGGTAAGCGGCGCCTGCCGCTGGACGCGTGGGTGGTTGATACGGGCCGGCTCACCAAGGTGCGGAGGTGGCTGCGCGACGTTGGGCGGATCCCCCTTGATGTCGACAGCTACAATACGGATGTTATTCTGCAGGCTGTCAATTCTTAG
- a CDS encoding hypothetical protein (TriTrypDB/GeneDB-style sysID: LpmP.26.0540) → MSSVNDATGADSHNDSIPLDIEESSMSIYSDEEGEGDYDPSSQLSEDAASSLDYSSVSRTYASHSRTSGMHARSEDYTGTASYYSNGAASNSFGYDDEDYSSGYGSLTYGDSALRSPQSELSSTFASLYYENEYVVKMRATLRFLRRPLYYFVFTTAGSGVVGSVCRLATTFAKRFVESGTSIADPSLGACPGSAASCASSCSSLPSGYLSVPEWLRDVRASLPSVMEMSAAWLLRRYGIPVLSEVMQRQQQESATAAAAAATMATQVSTGVQEVWHSWQKTGPSIPVALFLPIFSAVVFKVAQHVRPNASNLTEMLRPRQDAENVDVASVQVKTPSPTHPSLVLEASPIPATSSSAESVSPQSVSVDLLPSSSGTASATMNRHNANGEGLNSKPAPLTVSPADIATATSVSPVVPRVSASDIDGVSPSSPDDYPGDSNGRSRSTTQAPQTRRRAADVAAREGDEKNGQALDVHANADVAYLSQVSVSPSPRPSGGDYKPASEPPGKVFSAASPSVSPLPHVPQPRFEGNGTSRILPAKNSTLRGDLVAAVANVGEVW, encoded by the coding sequence ATGAGCAGCGTCAACGATGCCACGGGAGCCGACTCCCACAACGACTCCATCCCGCTTGATATAGAGGAGAGCTCCATGTCCATCTACTCGGATGAAGAGGGCGAAGGCGACTACGACCCGTCTAGCCAGCTCTCCGAAGACGCCGCCTCTTCGCTCGACTACAGTTCGGTGAGTCGCACCTACGCTTCCCACTCGCGCACGAGCGGTATGCACGCACGCTCGGAGGACTacaccggcaccgccagcTATTATTCGAACGGTGCTGCCTCCAACTCGTTCGGctacgacgacgaggactATTCAAGCGGTTACGGCTCCCTGACCTACGGCGACTCTGCGCTGCGCTCCCCACAGTCGGAGCTGAGCTCGACCTTCGCCTCGCTCTACTACGAAAACGAGTACGTGGTGAAGATGCGGGCCACCCTGCGCTTCCTGCGGCGTCCCCTCTACTACTTCGTCTTCACCacggccggcagcggcgttgtCGGGAGTGTCTGCCGACTAGCCACAACCTTTGCCAAGCGTTTTGTCGAAAGCGGCACCAGCATCGCCGATCCCTCCTTAGGCGCTTGCCCGGGTAGTGCCGCGAGTTGCGCCAGTAGCTGTTCGAGCCTGCCGTCAGGGTACCTGAGCGTGCCGGAGTGGCTGCGCGATGTgcgcgcatcgctgccgaGCGTGATGGAGATGTcggcggcgtggctgctgcgtcgttACGGTATACCAGTGCTCTCGGAGGTgatgcagaggcagcagcaggagtccgccacggcggcggcggcagcggccaccaTGGCAACCCAGGTCAGCACCGGCGTGCAGGAGGTGTGGCACTCCTGGCAGAAGACAGGGCCGTCCATCCCGGTGGCGCTCTTCTTGCCAATCTTTTCCGCAGTAGTCTTtaaggtggcgcagcacgtcCGTCCTAATGCCTCAAATCTGACAGAGATGCTGCGCCCACGGCAGGACGCCGAAAACGTTGACGTTGCCTCCGTACAAGTGAAGACCCCGTCACCGACACATCCGTCGCTGGTCCTGGAAGCCAGTCCGATCCCGGCGACGTCGTCCTCAGCAGAGAGCGTGAGCCCACAGTCCGTGTCGGTGGACTTGCTACCTTCCTCGAGTGGAACGGCGTCTGCCACGATGAACCGCCACAATGCCAACGGTGAAGGTTTGAACTCGAAACCCGCACCCCTAACAGTATCACCGGCCGACATCGCTACCGCGACGAGTGTATCCCCTGTAGTGCCGCGTGTGAGTGCCTCGGACATCGATGGTGTTTCTCCGAGCTCGCCGGATGACTACCCGGGTGACTCGAACGGTCGGTCCCGCTCAACAACGCAGGCACCGCAGACACGTcggcgtgctgctgacgtTGCGGCACGGGAGGGTGACGAGAAAAATGGCCAGGCGCTTGATGTGCACGCCAATGCCGACGTAGCGTATTTATCGCAAGTGTCggtgtcgccgtcgccgcgccCTTCAGGGGGTGACTACAAGCCAGCGAGCGAACCACCCGGAAAAGTattctctgctgcttctccgtcagtgtcaccactgccgcatGTCCCTCAGCCGCGCTTTGAGGGCAACGGGACGAGTCGAATCCTCCCAGCGAAAAACTCTACCCTGCGTGGTGATCTcgtggctgcggtggcaaATGTGGGCGAGGTGTGGTAG